In the Ruminococcus sp. OA3 genome, one interval contains:
- the secA gene encoding preprotein translocase subunit SecA: MKIIEKVFGTHSSREVKRILPQVDQIEALRPAMQALSDSELRDKTREFKERLEKGETLDDLLVEAYAVVREAAKRVLNMEHYRVQLIGGIILHQGRISEMKTGEGKTLVSTLPAYLNALEGKGVHIVTVNDYLAHRDAEWMGKVHEFLGLTVGVVLNSMKSDERRAAYACDITYVTNNELGFDYLRDNMVIYKEQLVQRDLHYAIIDEVDSVLIDEARTPLIISGQSGKSTKLYEVCDILARQLERGEASGEMTKMVAIMGEEITETGDFIVNEKDKIVNLTEEGIRKVEKFFSIENLADPENLEIQHNIILALRAHNLMFKDQDYVVKDEQILIVDEFTGRIMPGRRYSDGLHQAIEAKEHVKVRRESKTLATITFQNFFNKYAKKAGMTGTALTEEQEFRDIYGMDVIEIPTNKPVVRMDQDDAVYMTKKEKFKAVVEEIKVAHEKQQPVLVGTITIETSELLSGMLKREGIPHQVLNAKFHELEAEIVAQAGIAGTVTIATNMAGRGTDIKLDDVSRKAGGLKIIGTERHESRRIDNQLRGRSGRQGDPGESRFYISLEDDLMRLFGSERMMKVFTTLGVAENEQIEHKMLSNAIETAQKRIESNNYGIRKNLLEYDQVNNEQREIIYKERRRVLDGENMRDAIYKMITDTVDNAVDMCINEDNDAAEWDLGELNTVLIPIIPLEPLTEERVAGLKKNECKQKLKEEAVKLYEMKEAEFPEAEQLRELERVILLKIIDRKWMDHIDDMDQLRQGVGLQAYGQKDPKVEYKMAAYEMFDDMTASIQQDTLRLLYHVRIEQKVEREQVAQVTGTNKDDSGPKKPVQRTAEKVYPNDPCPCGSGKKYKQCCGRRA; encoded by the coding sequence ATGAAAATAATCGAGAAAGTATTTGGAACGCACAGTTCCCGTGAGGTAAAACGTATTCTGCCGCAGGTCGATCAGATTGAGGCTCTTCGTCCGGCGATGCAGGCGCTTAGTGACAGTGAACTGCGGGATAAAACACGTGAATTTAAAGAGCGGCTTGAGAAGGGTGAGACGCTTGACGATCTGCTGGTAGAGGCGTATGCAGTTGTTCGTGAAGCGGCAAAGCGTGTACTGAACATGGAGCATTACCGCGTTCAGCTGATCGGAGGTATTATTTTACACCAGGGCCGTATTTCTGAGATGAAAACCGGTGAAGGTAAGACACTTGTCTCCACACTTCCTGCCTATCTGAATGCGCTGGAAGGAAAAGGCGTTCATATCGTTACCGTTAATGACTATCTGGCACACCGTGATGCTGAATGGATGGGAAAAGTCCATGAATTTCTGGGGCTGACGGTAGGCGTTGTATTGAATTCCATGAAAAGTGATGAGCGCAGGGCGGCTTACGCCTGTGATATCACATACGTGACTAACAACGAACTTGGATTTGACTATCTGCGTGATAATATGGTTATTTATAAAGAACAGCTGGTGCAGAGAGATCTGCATTATGCGATCATTGATGAGGTTGACTCTGTTTTGATCGACGAAGCGAGAACGCCGCTTATTATCTCCGGACAGAGTGGGAAATCCACCAAACTGTATGAAGTCTGCGATATCCTTGCAAGGCAGCTGGAGCGCGGTGAGGCCAGTGGTGAGATGACGAAGATGGTCGCGATTATGGGTGAGGAGATCACAGAGACCGGTGATTTTATCGTGAATGAAAAGGATAAGATCGTAAACCTGACGGAAGAAGGTATCCGCAAAGTCGAAAAATTCTTCAGTATTGAGAACCTTGCTGACCCCGAGAACCTGGAAATTCAGCATAATATTATTCTTGCTCTGCGTGCGCACAACCTGATGTTTAAAGATCAGGATTACGTTGTGAAAGATGAACAGATATTGATCGTTGATGAATTTACCGGGCGTATTATGCCGGGAAGAAGGTATTCTGACGGCCTGCATCAGGCAATCGAGGCAAAAGAGCATGTGAAGGTACGCAGGGAGAGCAAAACCCTTGCAACAATCACATTCCAGAACTTCTTTAATAAATACGCAAAGAAGGCAGGTATGACAGGTACCGCCCTGACCGAGGAGCAGGAGTTCCGGGATATTTACGGAATGGATGTCATAGAGATCCCTACAAACAAACCGGTGGTTCGCATGGATCAGGATGATGCCGTCTATATGACCAAGAAAGAAAAATTCAAAGCTGTTGTGGAAGAGATCAAGGTGGCACATGAAAAACAGCAGCCTGTGCTGGTCGGTACCATAACGATCGAGACATCTGAGCTGCTGAGCGGTATGCTGAAGCGTGAAGGTATCCCGCACCAGGTGCTGAATGCAAAATTCCATGAGCTTGAGGCTGAGATCGTTGCACAGGCAGGTATCGCCGGAACTGTGACGATCGCTACGAACATGGCAGGCCGTGGTACGGATATTAAACTGGATGATGTGTCCCGCAAGGCCGGTGGATTAAAGATCATCGGTACGGAGCGCCACGAGTCCAGACGTATCGACAATCAGCTGCGAGGACGTTCCGGACGTCAGGGAGACCCGGGAGAATCCAGATTTTACATTTCCCTTGAGGATGATCTGATGCGTCTGTTCGGCTCTGAACGTATGATGAAAGTGTTTACAACACTGGGAGTTGCCGAGAACGAGCAGATCGAACACAAGATGCTGTCAAATGCGATTGAGACAGCACAGAAAAGAATCGAGAGTAATAACTACGGTATCCGTAAAAACCTGCTGGAATATGACCAGGTTAACAATGAACAGCGGGAGATCATATACAAAGAAAGACGCCGTGTATTAGATGGTGAGAATATGCGGGATGCCATCTATAAGATGATCACTGATACGGTTGACAATGCTGTGGATATGTGCATCAATGAAGACAATGATGCTGCGGAGTGGGATCTGGGAGAATTGAATACAGTACTGATTCCGATCATACCGCTTGAGCCGCTGACAGAGGAACGCGTTGCGGGGCTGAAGAAGAATGAATGCAAACAGAAACTGAAGGAAGAAGCCGTGAAGCTCTACGAGATGAAAGAGGCAGAATTCCCGGAGGCGGAACAGCTTCGTGAGCTGGAGCGTGTCATTCTCCTGAAAATTATTGACCGTAAGTGGATGGACCACATCGACGATATGGATCAGCTCCGTCAGGGAGTCGGTCTGCAGGCATACGGACAGAAAGATCCGAAAGTCGAATATAAGATGGCGGCTTATGAGATGTTTGATGATATGACGGCGTCTATTCAGCAGGATACTCTGCGTCTGCTCTATCATGTCAGAATCGAACAGAAAGTGGAGCGGGAACAGGTGGCTCAGGTCACCGGAACCAACAAGGATGACAGTGGTCCGAAAAAACCGGTACAGCGTACCGCGGAGAAGGTATATCCGAACGATCCGTGCCCATGTGGAAGCGGGAAGAAATACAAACAGTGCTGTGGCCGCAGAGCGTAA
- a CDS encoding PaaI family thioesterase, which yields METEIIIAYRDKIKNAGPSAQESLFREMAEAVLSHRRGANSGIMQMMKMELAECSYREQSITLRFPVEHWQLNPLNTMHGGLSATACDSTGGLLTRIAAFTGITPTVSLNMNYLSPILENTHLMIKARVEHLGKTLVQISMDGWIEETGKPAVMATGIYMPKASA from the coding sequence ATGGAAACAGAAATAATAATTGCATACAGAGACAAAATAAAGAATGCAGGGCCTTCCGCGCAGGAGTCTTTATTCCGGGAGATGGCGGAAGCAGTGCTCAGTCACCGGAGGGGGGCCAACTCCGGAATCATGCAGATGATGAAGATGGAACTGGCTGAATGCAGTTACAGGGAGCAGAGTATCACCCTGCGTTTTCCGGTAGAACACTGGCAGCTGAATCCGCTGAATACAATGCACGGAGGACTCTCCGCGACAGCGTGTGACAGTACAGGAGGCCTGCTGACCCGCATTGCGGCATTTACGGGGATAACTCCGACGGTTTCACTGAATATGAATTATCTTTCCCCCATTCTGGAGAACACACATCTGATGATTAAAGCCAGGGTGGAACATCTTGGGAAGACTTTAGTACAGATTTCCATGGACGGGTGGATTGAGGAGACCGGGAAACCGGCGGTGATGGCGACGGGTATCTATATGCCGAAGGCATCCGCGTAA
- the nrdD gene encoding anaerobic ribonucleoside-triphosphate reductase encodes MVYIIKKDGTREPFNADKIVRAVNKSAGRILYEFTDEEIAFICKYATEKAERLGKKELPIQDMHNIVEGALEEVNPAVAKSYRDYRNYKIDFIHMMDDVYTKSQSIRYIGDKSNANTDSALVATKRSLIFNELNKELYRKFFMNRNELQACKDGYIYIHDQSARLDTINCCLFDVATVLKDGFEMGNVWYNEPKTLDTAFDVMGDIILSTAAQQYGGFTVPEVDKILGPYAQKSYDKYYAEFLKYADKSWTGREEKAMEYAMDKVRRDCDQGWQGIEYKLNTVGSSRGDYPFVTVTIGLGTEHFEKMVSLSLLEVHKGGQGKKGHKKPVLFPKIVFLFDKHLHGPGCPCEEVFEAGVSCSAKTMYPDWLSMTGKGYISSMYKQYGRVISPMGCRAFLSPWYERGGMNPADPDDKPVFVGRFNIGAVSLHLPMILAKSRSENRDFYEVLDFYLEMIRQLHIRTYDYLGEMRASTNPLGYCEGGFYGGHLKPSDKIRPLLKPMTASFGITALNELQELYNGKSIAEDGQFALEVLQYINDKVAKYKLEDGILYAIYGTPAESLCGLQVEQFRKMYGIVRGVSDRPYVSNSFHCHVTEDITPIEKQDLEGRFWELCNGGKIQYVRYPIDYNVEAIKALIYRAMDLGYYEGVNLSLAYCDDCGHQELEMDVCPVCGSTNLTKIDRMNGYLSYSRVHGDTRLNDAKMAEIAERKSM; translated from the coding sequence ATGGTATACATTATAAAAAAGGACGGGACGAGAGAACCATTTAATGCGGACAAGATTGTCAGGGCAGTCAACAAGTCGGCAGGGAGGATTCTGTATGAGTTCACAGATGAGGAGATTGCATTCATCTGTAAATATGCGACGGAGAAGGCAGAAAGACTCGGGAAGAAAGAACTGCCTATCCAGGATATGCACAATATCGTTGAAGGTGCGCTGGAAGAGGTCAACCCTGCTGTTGCAAAGAGTTACCGTGATTACCGGAACTACAAGATAGATTTCATACATATGATGGATGATGTGTATACAAAGAGCCAGTCCATCCGCTATATCGGCGATAAGAGCAATGCCAATACGGACAGTGCACTTGTGGCTACAAAGCGGAGCCTGATCTTCAATGAACTGAACAAAGAACTGTACCGAAAATTTTTTATGAACCGCAACGAACTGCAGGCATGCAAGGATGGCTACATTTATATCCATGACCAGTCTGCCCGTCTTGACACGATAAACTGTTGTCTGTTTGATGTGGCAACGGTGCTGAAAGACGGATTTGAGATGGGGAATGTCTGGTATAATGAACCGAAGACTCTGGACACGGCATTCGATGTAATGGGAGATATTATCCTGAGCACTGCGGCACAGCAGTACGGTGGATTTACAGTCCCGGAGGTGGATAAGATCCTTGGGCCTTATGCACAGAAAAGCTATGATAAGTATTATGCAGAATTTCTGAAATACGCAGATAAGAGCTGGACCGGAAGAGAAGAAAAAGCAATGGAATACGCCATGGACAAGGTTCGCAGGGATTGTGACCAGGGATGGCAGGGCATTGAATATAAACTTAATACGGTGGGGTCCTCCAGAGGAGACTATCCGTTTGTGACTGTGACGATCGGGCTTGGAACGGAGCATTTTGAGAAGATGGTCTCTCTGTCACTGCTGGAGGTCCACAAGGGGGGACAGGGGAAAAAAGGTCATAAAAAACCGGTTCTATTCCCCAAAATCGTCTTTCTGTTTGATAAACACTTGCACGGGCCTGGCTGTCCGTGCGAAGAAGTGTTCGAGGCGGGGGTTTCCTGCTCGGCTAAGACGATGTATCCTGACTGGCTGTCTATGACCGGAAAAGGATATATTTCGAGTATGTATAAACAGTATGGCCGCGTGATCAGTCCCATGGGTTGCCGGGCATTTCTGAGCCCATGGTATGAACGGGGGGGCATGAATCCTGCTGATCCGGACGACAAACCGGTATTTGTGGGGAGATTCAATATCGGTGCTGTCAGTCTGCATCTTCCTATGATCCTTGCGAAATCACGTTCTGAAAACCGTGATTTTTACGAGGTGCTGGACTTTTATCTGGAAATGATCCGTCAGCTGCATATCCGCACATATGATTATCTGGGCGAGATGAGAGCATCTACGAATCCTCTTGGCTACTGTGAAGGCGGCTTCTATGGAGGGCATCTGAAACCTTCGGATAAGATACGTCCGCTTCTGAAACCTATGACGGCGTCGTTTGGTATCACGGCGCTCAATGAGCTGCAGGAGCTGTATAATGGAAAGTCCATTGCAGAGGACGGGCAGTTTGCGCTTGAGGTGCTGCAGTATATCAACGATAAAGTTGCAAAATACAAACTCGAAGACGGGATTCTCTATGCGATATACGGGACGCCTGCGGAGAGTCTGTGTGGATTACAGGTGGAACAGTTCCGGAAAATGTACGGAATTGTCCGCGGTGTATCTGACCGTCCTTATGTCAGCAACAGTTTCCACTGCCACGTGACCGAGGATATCACCCCGATTGAGAAACAGGATCTGGAAGGACGATTCTGGGAACTGTGCAACGGCGGGAAAATTCAGTATGTGCGCTATCCGATCGATTATAATGTTGAGGCGATCAAAGCCCTTATCTACCGTGCAATGGATCTTGGCTATTATGAAGGCGTCAACCTCTCGCTTGCGTACTGCGATGACTGTGGTCATCAGGAACTGGAGATGGATGTGTGTCCGGTCTGCGGTTCCACAAATCTGACTAAGATTGACCGTATGAACGGCTATCTGTCATACAGCCGTGTTCACGGTGATACCAGACTGAATGACGCCAAGATGGCGGAGATTGCGGAGAGAAAATCCATGTGA
- a CDS encoding MATE family efflux transporter codes for MEKKQFYKMVFSLVLPMAVQNLINVGVTAADVIMLGRVGETALSAASLANQISFILNLLMFGLTSGAAVLTAQYWGRKDTRTIEKVMGISFRFAIIVGLLFGAAAFFIPQKLMLIFTREDIIIAEGIRYLRIVAFSYLLMSVNMVYLNLLRSVERVLVGMVTYAVSLLVNVIVNAIFIFGLLGAPSLGTAGAAIGTLTARCIELVIILLYDRKYNDVLKVRIRDIFVRDRGLRRDFIRYAMPVAANELIWGSGMAMISAVMGHLGGAAVAAHSVAQTSRQLAMVVSLGLSGAAAIILGKTIGEGRRDLAKVYASRFMKLSLFVGIAGGLFIFFVIRPVANAFLVLTPEAREFLGYMMFIMSYFCVIQSVSCTVIVGILRSGGDTRIGLILDVWGLWGCSIILGAIAAFVLKLPVPVVYALITCDEAVKFLPAFKRYRSYKWLKDVTR; via the coding sequence ATGGAGAAAAAACAATTTTATAAAATGGTGTTTTCCCTGGTTCTGCCTATGGCGGTGCAGAACCTGATCAACGTCGGTGTGACAGCGGCCGACGTCATTATGCTGGGAAGAGTTGGAGAGACGGCGCTATCGGCGGCGTCTCTTGCAAACCAGATCAGTTTCATACTCAATCTGCTTATGTTTGGACTTACCTCAGGTGCAGCTGTGCTGACGGCACAATACTGGGGGAGGAAGGATACACGTACCATAGAAAAAGTGATGGGAATATCTTTCCGCTTTGCGATCATTGTGGGGCTGCTGTTTGGTGCGGCGGCATTTTTTATACCGCAAAAACTGATGCTCATTTTTACGAGAGAGGATATTATCATAGCTGAAGGAATCCGTTACCTCAGGATCGTAGCATTTTCTTATCTGCTGATGTCGGTCAATATGGTATATCTGAATCTGTTGCGAAGTGTGGAGCGTGTTCTCGTCGGTATGGTTACCTATGCCGTGTCTCTGCTGGTCAATGTTATCGTCAATGCTATTTTCATATTCGGCCTGTTGGGAGCGCCCAGTCTTGGGACGGCGGGTGCGGCTATCGGGACACTGACGGCACGCTGTATAGAACTGGTGATCATTTTGCTGTATGACAGAAAGTATAACGATGTGCTCAAAGTTCGGATACGTGACATTTTTGTCAGGGATCGCGGGCTCAGGCGGGATTTTATCCGCTATGCAATGCCTGTCGCTGCAAACGAGCTGATATGGGGTTCCGGCATGGCGATGATCAGCGCGGTCATGGGACATCTGGGAGGCGCAGCCGTAGCAGCCCACTCAGTGGCACAGACGAGCAGGCAGCTGGCTATGGTTGTGTCACTTGGACTGTCAGGTGCAGCGGCTATTATTCTGGGAAAGACGATCGGGGAGGGACGCAGGGACCTTGCAAAAGTGTATGCATCCCGGTTCATGAAGCTATCGCTGTTCGTCGGAATTGCCGGGGGACTCTTTATCTTTTTTGTGATTCGGCCTGTTGCGAATGCTTTTCTGGTGCTGACTCCTGAGGCCCGGGAATTTCTGGGATATATGATGTTCATCATGTCCTATTTCTGTGTGATACAGAGTGTTTCCTGCACAGTCATCGTGGGAATCCTCCGGTCCGGAGGTGATACACGGATCGGACTGATACTGGATGTCTGGGGACTCTGGGGCTGTTCCATCATACTCGGTGCTATTGCGGCGTTTGTCCTGAAATTACCGGTCCCCGTCGTCTATGCCCTGATCACGTGTGATGAGGCGGTGAAGTTTCTGCCGGCATTTAAGAGGTATCGTTCCTATAAATGGCTGAAGGATGTAACACGCTAA
- the gatB gene encoding Asp-tRNA(Asn)/Glu-tRNA(Gln) amidotransferase subunit GatB — MSKQYETVIGLEVHVELATKTKIFCSCSTEFGGEPNTHTCPVCTGMPGSLPVLNKQVVEYALAVGLATNCAVNQNCKFDRKNYFYPDNPQNYQISQLYLPICHDGFVEIETEEGGMKKVGIHEIHMEEDAGKLIHDEWEDCSLVDYNRSGVPLIEIVSEPDMRSAREVIAYLEKLRMIIQYLGASDCKLQEGSMRADVNLSVREVGAEEFGTRTEMKNLNSFKAIARAIEGEKERQIDLLESGETVVQETRRWDDSAGESYAMRSKEDAQDYRYFPDPDLVPVVISDAWIQDIRDRQPELRTEKLRRYQQEFGIPDYDAQIITSSKRLADLFEATTAVCGKPKKVSNWLMVETLRLLKERGMDPEDIRFAPENLAKLIELADAGTINSTVAKEVFEKIFDENIDPDVYVEEKGLKTVNDEAALRSAIEEIIAANPQSVEDYHNGKEKAVGFLVGQTMKAMKGKANPAMVNRILKELL, encoded by the coding sequence ATGAGCAAACAGTATGAGACAGTGATCGGACTGGAAGTCCATGTGGAACTTGCGACGAAAACAAAGATTTTCTGCTCCTGCTCCACAGAGTTTGGAGGTGAGCCAAATACCCATACATGTCCGGTCTGTACAGGTATGCCGGGCTCACTGCCGGTGCTGAATAAACAGGTGGTGGAATATGCACTGGCGGTGGGGCTTGCTACAAACTGTGCGGTCAATCAGAACTGTAAGTTTGACAGAAAGAATTATTTCTACCCGGATAATCCGCAGAATTATCAGATTTCTCAGTTGTACCTGCCAATCTGCCACGACGGGTTCGTGGAGATTGAGACGGAAGAAGGAGGAATGAAAAAAGTCGGCATTCACGAAATTCATATGGAGGAGGATGCCGGGAAACTGATCCACGATGAATGGGAGGACTGTTCGCTCGTGGACTATAACCGGAGCGGCGTACCATTGATTGAGATTGTATCTGAGCCGGATATGCGCAGTGCCCGGGAGGTCATCGCGTATCTTGAAAAACTCAGAATGATCATTCAGTATCTGGGGGCTTCTGACTGCAAGCTGCAGGAGGGATCCATGAGAGCAGATGTCAATCTCTCCGTCCGTGAGGTTGGAGCAGAGGAGTTCGGCACAAGGACTGAGATGAAAAACCTGAATTCCTTTAAAGCAATTGCGAGGGCGATCGAAGGTGAAAAAGAGCGGCAGATCGATCTGCTTGAGAGCGGGGAGACAGTGGTACAGGAGACACGAAGATGGGATGACAGCGCTGGAGAATCCTATGCGATGAGGTCAAAGGAGGATGCGCAGGACTACCGGTATTTTCCGGACCCTGATCTGGTACCCGTCGTGATCAGCGACGCATGGATTCAGGATATACGCGATCGTCAGCCGGAGCTGCGTACCGAAAAACTGAGACGCTACCAGCAGGAATTTGGGATTCCTGATTATGATGCGCAGATCATCACCTCGTCCAAGCGGCTGGCGGATCTGTTTGAGGCGACGACCGCTGTCTGCGGTAAACCGAAAAAGGTATCTAACTGGCTGATGGTGGAGACGCTGCGTTTGTTAAAGGAGCGCGGGATGGACCCTGAAGATATCCGGTTTGCGCCGGAAAACCTGGCAAAGCTGATTGAACTGGCAGATGCCGGTACGATCAACAGCACAGTAGCGAAGGAAGTTTTTGAAAAAATATTTGATGAAAATATAGATCCGGATGTGTATGTAGAAGAGAAGGGGCTGAAAACAGTCAATGATGAGGCTGCACTCCGCAGTGCAATAGAAGAGATCATCGCTGCAAATCCACAGTCTGTGGAAGATTACCACAACGGAAAGGAGAAGGCGGTTGGCTTCCTTGTAGGGCAGACGATGAAGGCCATGAAAGGAAAAGCAAATCCGGCTATGGTCAATCGGATCCTGAAAGAATTATTGTAA
- the gatA gene encoding Asp-tRNA(Asn)/Glu-tRNA(Gln) amidotransferase subunit GatA encodes MEIVNLTAVGLGRKIKEKEISVAEAVKASLERLRAVEGEIHAFVTVEEDAAMKRAEEVQKKIDDGTLTGPLAGVPAAVKDNICTEGILTTCSSRMLSNFVPPYSAEAVKNLEKAGAVILGKTNMDEFAMGSTTETSAFGVTRNPWNTQHVPGGSSGGSCAGVAAGECFYALGSDTGGSIRQPSSFCGVTGLKPTYGTVSRYGLIAYGSSLDQIGPVAKDVSDCAAVLEAIASYDNKDSTSVKRTSYDFTGALEDDVKGMRIGIPADYMGEGLEADVRDAVQEAADVLKQKGAIVEEFDLSLVEYAIPAYYVIASAEASSNLSRFDGVKYGYRTPEYEDLHSMYKKTRSEGFGEEVKRRIMLGSFVLSSGYYDAYYLKALKTKALIKGAFDRAFERYDVILGPTAPSTAPKLGESLVDPLKMYLGDIYTISVNLAGLPGMSVPCRTDAAGLPVGVQFIGNCYREDHIIRAGYAFERTRTYRGPVMKGAKQNEQTV; translated from the coding sequence ATGGAAATAGTAAATTTAACAGCTGTCGGGCTCGGCAGAAAAATAAAAGAAAAAGAAATTTCCGTTGCTGAGGCAGTCAAAGCTTCACTGGAGCGTCTGCGTGCTGTTGAGGGTGAAATTCATGCTTTTGTGACGGTAGAAGAAGATGCCGCAATGAAAAGGGCGGAAGAGGTACAGAAGAAGATTGATGACGGGACACTTACGGGGCCGCTTGCAGGTGTTCCTGCTGCGGTTAAAGACAATATCTGCACAGAAGGCATACTTACCACGTGCAGTTCCAGAATGCTGAGCAACTTTGTTCCGCCGTATTCTGCAGAAGCAGTGAAAAATCTGGAAAAAGCGGGAGCTGTAATCCTGGGAAAGACCAATATGGATGAATTTGCCATGGGGAGCACAACGGAAACTTCGGCGTTTGGCGTCACACGTAATCCCTGGAATACACAGCATGTGCCGGGAGGTTCTTCCGGTGGATCCTGTGCCGGCGTTGCTGCGGGGGAATGCTTCTACGCACTCGGTTCGGATACCGGGGGTTCTATACGCCAGCCGAGTTCTTTCTGCGGTGTTACGGGACTGAAGCCCACCTACGGTACAGTGTCGCGCTACGGGCTGATCGCATATGGATCATCGCTTGACCAGATCGGACCGGTAGCGAAGGATGTTTCGGACTGCGCAGCAGTTTTGGAAGCAATTGCTTCCTATGATAATAAAGATAGCACATCGGTAAAACGTACATCGTATGATTTTACCGGGGCACTTGAAGATGATGTGAAGGGAATGCGGATCGGTATCCCGGCAGATTATATGGGGGAGGGACTGGAAGCGGACGTGAGAGATGCGGTTCAGGAGGCTGCGGACGTGCTGAAGCAAAAAGGTGCCATTGTGGAAGAATTTGACCTGAGTCTGGTAGAATATGCAATTCCGGCTTACTACGTCATAGCATCTGCAGAGGCCAGCTCTAACCTGTCGCGGTTTGACGGCGTCAAATACGGCTACCGTACACCGGAGTATGAAGATCTTCACAGCATGTATAAAAAAACCCGCTCGGAAGGTTTTGGCGAGGAAGTGAAGCGCAGGATTATGCTGGGTTCTTTTGTACTGAGCTCGGGATATTATGACGCGTATTACCTGAAAGCCCTGAAGACCAAGGCATTGATCAAGGGGGCGTTTGACCGGGCGTTTGAGAGATATGATGTGATCCTTGGACCGACAGCACCGTCGACGGCTCCAAAGCTGGGAGAGAGCCTGGTCGATCCATTGAAAATGTATCTGGGTGATATTTATACGATTTCCGTCAACCTTGCAGGTCTGCCTGGGATGAGTGTACCGTGCAGAACGGATGCGGCAGGGCTTCCGGTCGGCGTACAGTTTATCGGAAACTGTTACCGGGAAGATCATATTATACGGGCGGGCTATGCATTTGAACGGACGAGGACATACCGGGGACCTGTGATGAAAGGAGCGAAACAGAATGAGCAAACAGTATGA
- the gatC gene encoding Asp-tRNA(Asn)/Glu-tRNA(Gln) amidotransferase subunit GatC: MADMIHDETIEYVGILAKLKLSDEEKKQAKKDMVRMLDYIDKLNELDTSGVKPMSHVFPVQNVFRDDIVKNGDDRESILGNAPEQKDGQYQVPKTVD; this comes from the coding sequence ATGGCTGATATGATTCATGATGAGACGATAGAATACGTCGGAATACTGGCAAAGCTTAAGCTTTCCGATGAGGAAAAAAAACAGGCGAAAAAAGATATGGTTCGCATGCTTGACTATATTGATAAACTGAATGAGCTGGATACATCCGGTGTGAAGCCGATGTCCCACGTATTCCCGGTTCAGAATGTATTTCGCGATGATATCGTGAAAAACGGGGACGACAGAGAAAGCATACTGGGAAATGCTCCGGAGCAAAAAGACGGGCAGTATCAGGTGCCGAAGACGGTAGATTAA
- the asnA gene encoding aspartate--ammonia ligase has translation MDQLIIPENYHSALNLHDTQIGIKTVKDFFQKALSEQLNLLRVTAPLFVQPQSGLNDNLNGVERPVTFGIREQDDEEAEIVHSLAKWKRYALQKYGFIYGEGLYTDMNAIRRDEDTDNIHSIFVDQWDWEIIIDRHERNINTLKEIVRKVYKALKKTEKYMAIEYDYIEEILPKEIFFITSQELEDLYPDLTAKEREYRIAKDKGAVFIMQIGDYLASGEKHDGRAPDYDDWSLNGDIIVYYPVLDIALELSSMGIRVDEKALIRQLEIAGCPERAQLPFQKAIMRRMLPYTAGGGIGQSRICMFFLRKAHIGEVQCSLWPPEIIEEAAKNGITLL, from the coding sequence ATGGATCAATTAATCATACCGGAAAACTACCATTCCGCGCTTAATCTTCACGATACACAGATTGGAATCAAAACGGTAAAAGACTTTTTTCAGAAAGCTCTGTCAGAGCAGCTCAACCTGCTGCGTGTTACGGCTCCGCTTTTCGTACAGCCTCAGTCGGGACTAAATGACAACTTAAACGGAGTGGAACGTCCCGTAACATTTGGCATCAGAGAGCAGGATGACGAAGAAGCTGAAATCGTTCATTCTCTCGCCAAATGGAAACGATATGCCCTTCAGAAATACGGTTTTATATACGGCGAAGGCCTTTACACTGATATGAATGCTATCCGCCGCGACGAGGATACTGATAATATTCATTCCATATTCGTCGACCAGTGGGACTGGGAGATCATCATCGACCGCCATGAGCGCAACATCAACACACTGAAGGAAATCGTCCGCAAGGTTTATAAGGCATTAAAAAAGACGGAGAAATATATGGCGATCGAATATGACTATATAGAGGAGATTCTTCCGAAGGAAATTTTCTTCATCACATCACAGGAACTGGAGGATCTCTACCCGGACCTGACCGCAAAAGAAAGAGAATACCGCATCGCCAAAGACAAAGGCGCTGTCTTCATCATGCAGATCGGAGATTACCTTGCATCGGGCGAGAAACACGACGGCCGTGCCCCGGATTATGATGACTGGTCCCTGAACGGTGATATCATCGTATATTACCCGGTGCTGGATATTGCTCTTGAACTGTCTTCTATGGGAATCCGTGTAGATGAGAAAGCCCTGATACGTCAGCTGGAGATTGCCGGATGTCCGGAACGTGCCCAGCTTCCGTTCCAGAAGGCAATCATGCGCAGAATGCTCCCATATACCGCCGGCGGCGGAATCGGACAGTCCCGTATCTGTATGTTCTTCCTTCGAAAAGCGCATATCGGTGAAGTGCAGTGTTCCCTCTGGCCGCCCGAGATCATTGAAGAGGCAGCCAAAAACGGGATTACGCTTCTCTGA